In Deltaproteobacteria bacterium, the sequence CGCGGCTGCGGATCTCGGGTGACGTCGAGGTACCGCTCGCGCTCGACGACGCGATGGCGGGCCTCGAGCGGGTGACGCAGGTCTCGGATTTCCACTGCGTGACGACGTGGACGCGGCGCTCACTCGCGTGGTCCGGCGTGCGCTTCGCGGAGTTCTTCGAGCGCATCGTGGTGCCGCAGGCCCAGCCGGCCGCGGACGCCACCTTCGTCGTGCTGCGCGCGCAAGACGGCGCGCGCACCAGCCTGCCGCTCGAGGACCTGCTCGCCGACGACGTGCTCTTGGCCGATCGCCTCGATGGTGCGCCGCTGTCGGTCGAGCACGGCGCGCCGCTGCGCCTGGTGGCGCCGGCACACTACGGCTACAAGAGCGTGAAGCACCTCGATCGGATCGAGTTCTGGCGCA encodes:
- a CDS encoding molybdopterin-dependent oxidoreductase, encoding MTELPPGQRERPDFPRFGLTPFAERFPASIDAPRLRISGDVEVPLALDDAMAGLERVTQVSDFHCVTTWTRRSLAWSGVRFAEFFERIVVPQAQPAADATFVVLRAQDGARTSLPLEDLLADDVLLADRLDGAPLSVEHGAPLRLVAPAHYGYKSVKHLDRIEFWRSDANYRPFGLRFMVHPRARVALEERGQWVPGWLLRRLYRPLIASTVARFERAMAQRQGARAKP